From Carettochelys insculpta isolate YL-2023 chromosome 22, ASM3395843v1, whole genome shotgun sequence, one genomic window encodes:
- the LOC142024603 gene encoding E3 ubiquitin-protein ligase TRIM39-like, whose translation PALELLQGVRSSVNRAEKATSPRPAPKCPELEQRIRDFAGEPRLQEAVTGFLESLAAERVDVTLDPDTAHPRLVLSEDGKRVRRGDARQDLPHNAERFDPCPCVLGAEWLTGGRCCWEVEVGDTSEWDLGVCRGSVRRKGQVTLTPADGYWVVRLKDGGYKACTSPPTPLPVSARPGRMGVFLDYEAGEVSFYNVTDRSHLFTFTHTFSGPLRPFFCPGPNPGGTNAAPLTICPLPAQPQEIPVPGSDPAAQTDPSQR comes from the exons CCAGCGCTGGAACTGCTGCAG GGTGTCAGAAGCTCTGTGAACAG GGCCGAGAAGGCGACATCTCCCCGTCCGGCGCCCAAGTGCCCTGAGCTGGAGCAGAGAATCCGGGATTTCGCTGGGGAGCCCCGTCTGCAGGAGGCCGTGACGGGATTCCTGG AGTCGCTGGCTGCAGAGAGAG tggacgtcactctggatccagacacggctCATCCCCGACTCGTCCTGTCTGAGGATGGGAAACGTGTGAGACGCGGAGACGCCCGCCAGGATCTGCCCCACAACGCCGAGAGATTTGATCCTTGTCCCTGTGTGCTGGGCGCGGAGTGGCTCACGGGCGGGAGGtgttgctgggaggtggaggtgggagacacGAGTGAGTGGgacctgggggtgtgcaggggatcTGTGCGCAGGAAGGGGCAGGTCACACTCACCCCTGCGGATGGATACTGGGTTGTGCGGCTGAAGGACGGGGGATACAAGGCCTgtacctcccccccgaccccgctcCCTGTGAGCGCCAGGCCCGGCCGGATGGGGGTTTTCCTGGACTACGAGGCGGGCGAGgtctcattttacaatgtgactgacaGGTCCCATCTCTTCACTTTCACCCACACCTTCTCCGGGCCCCTCCGCCCTTTCTTCTGTCCCGGTCCCAACCCTGGGGGGACAAACGCGGctcccctgacaatctgccccctcccagcgcagCCGCAGGAAAtccctgtccctggcagtgaccccgcggcacagactgacccctcccagcgctga